From one Leguminivora glycinivorella isolate SPB_JAAS2020 chromosome 5, LegGlyc_1.1, whole genome shotgun sequence genomic stretch:
- the LOC125226485 gene encoding histidine-rich glycoprotein-like yields MAFSHALKANILVVAATLAVALARPQEGLGHKYEHGHAYSSQSIVLHQSHGHELGHEQLGHVQLGHVQLGHVQHEPVHVVSYQPIQTESHHSHHHAVSSQNIQRHDVPGKAPEGHHDYYAHPKYEFEYKVEDPHTGDKKAQHEARDGDVVKGYYSLHEPDGTVRIVHYTADHKTG; encoded by the exons ATGGCGTTCTCCCATGCTCTCAAGGCGAAT ATATTGGTGGTAGCCGCTACCTTGGCTGTAGCTCTAGCTCGACCTCAAGAAGGGCTCGGCCACAAATATGAACACGGGCATGCGTACTCGTCTCAAAGTATTGTTCTTCATCAGAGCCACGGTCATGAGCTTGGGCATGAACAATTAGGTCATGTTCAGCTTGGTCATGTGCAACTCGGTCATGTGCAGCACGAGCCCGTGCACGTAGTGTCATATCAGCCGATCCAAACTGAATCTCACCACTCTCACCACCACGCCGTCTCctcacaaaacatccagcgtCACGACGTGCCCGGCAAGGCGCCCGAGGGCCACCACGACTACTACGCGCACCCTAAGTACGAGTTCGAGTACAAGGTGGAGGACCCGCACACCGGCGACAAGAAGGCGCAGCACGaggcccgcgacggcgacgtcGTCAAGGGCTACTACAGCCTGCATGAGCCCGACGGCACTGTCAGGATCGTGCACTACACGGCTGACCACAAAACTGGGTAA
- the LOC125226233 gene encoding cuticle protein 19-like: MYFKVICLAAFVSAVMSQHGHEHAHSSQHISKHDGHAEPVVIKDHHGHEKHVDYYTHPKYEFKYEVSDKHTGDHKTQHEHRDGDVVKGFYSLHEPDGSVRDVHYESDKKTGFHAEVKHSTHHIVPEHHHHH; the protein is encoded by the exons atgtacttTAAG GTAATATGCCTTGCGGCTTTCGTCAGCGCAGTGATGTCCCAGCACGGGCACGAGCACGCGCACTCCTCGCAGCACATCTCCAAGCACGACGGGCACGCGGAGCCGGTCGTCATCAAGGACCACCACGGCCACGAGAAACATGTCGACTACTAC ACGCATCCCAAGTATGAGTTCAAGTACGAGGTCTCGGACAAGCACACGGGCGACCACAAGACGCAGCACGAGCACCGCGACGGCGACGTCGTCAAGGGCTTCTACAGCCTGCACGAGCCCGACGGCTCCGTCAGGGACGTGCACTACGAAAGCGATAAGAAGACTGG TTTCCACGCTGAGGTGAAGCACAGCACCCACCACATCGTACCGGAGCACCACCATCACCATTAA